The Culex pipiens pallens isolate TS chromosome 2, TS_CPP_V2, whole genome shotgun sequence DNA window GGGAAGATGTACAGTTCACATCGGAACGCGCATCCGTAGATTTTCACCAGCCGGGGAACCTTTTCTCCTGCAACTGTAATCCTCAGGTTCGTGGTGTTGACGAGGGTCTCGTCCACCTTCTTCTTGACCCGTTCGACGGCTAGGACCTCTGTTTCCGACGATGTGAAGTCCTTCAGCTCCTCCTCCCCGAAGTCTTCTGGTACTCCCTTCACAAAAAGAATGGTCCTTTTCGATTTCTTCGGGTTGAGGAACCGAATGTTGTGATTTGACAGATTGAGTGCTTGGAGCTGCCCTTCTGCGCCTGCATTTTCCAGGTCCACTCTGAATCTGAAACGACCGATCTGCGCGATGTCCCCAAACGCCGTGAAACCCTTTTCCGACAGAATTCTTGCCAACTCGAGAGAGTGTCGCGGAAAGCCCTTCTCCGTGTCAACGGGTTCAAGATACACCACTCGAGCTCCAGTTTCCCCGTTTTTCTGTTGAGTGGGAACCGCTGTGGCCTGTGGAGTCGCTTTTGTGGCTTCTGCATACGTTGTAGCTACGGTCGGTACCGAACCCTGGCTCCTTCCCGGTTGGACTCCTCCACCACTTCCTGTTTCAGTGGTTGGTTTCTCTGCTTGCGCGCTGTCTGTGCTTCCTTCCAACGTCCCTTTTTCCTTCCCTTTTGCCTTAGCCATCTGTGCCCGCGTTATTCTTCCGTCGACCGGCCAGTTTCCGTTCTTCTTTGGTGCCATTTGTCTTCTTTTTATTTGCAACtttaactcgttttttttttttttgctttttctttcactaagatttttgtttgtttttttcctttttcttttaAGATTCTAACTTAATTTATTCACGTCCAATTGCACTTTTTCCGCTCTCCGACAACTCGACCGATTGCCGTTTCCTCGGGCTTCCGCAATCCGCGACGTATAAAGAATCGCCTCCCGTTTCCGACGGTTTGTCTCTCGACTGACCACGAGCAAACGCGATCTCCCCGCCGCCCTTTATCTCGCGAACCGATCTCGTCGTACTCCCGACGTCTCGGGCCCACTAATCGCCGACGTTCGAACAAAAACCGCTACTTCCGCCACTTTGCCCACTCCTGGACTGGTCACTTCCGGCCGGACGCCCAAAATTCACGAAAACGGGTCGAAATTCCGTCAAAATCTCCGAGGAGGAAAAAACACGCGTCGACTTCACTCGAGATTCCGCGTCGGTGTTGAAGCTGCgttattttccaattttccatgaAGAAAAATGTCGATCGATGCGCGGACGGTCGCGAAacgatttcaaaacaaacaactttgtgcCCTTTGGAAACGTTTTGCGTCAAACCGAGTAAACCCAAAGTGATCTAAAATTGACGTTTCAAATGGAAATGTTCAAAGGTAGGGTTCGCTTCAACGGCGATGTGTttttcaaatctagagtttatttaaaaggtcaaataaacctaatttccagtttttgctttttggatgtttttgagcaaaaatctggaaatttggtttattggactttataaaaaaaaactccagaagcgTTGGAGGCGCAgaaattatgtaaaatattactctacacacaaagaaaaaatcctctaaatttaaaaagatcgttcgttggattaaaagttcgcgttggtgaatattcgtagaaagttcaaactttttaatttaaaagttggaaagttgttgatactaccatgcatttctggaacaaaatcttatcgtgaatacaaagagacgagttgttccttttaattccgctatagaGAATTTGCATCAAAGCTAAAAGActcatgtcgccacctatgaacaaatagtgtaaacctatgatttttcgaaaaaaatgtgtttttaccttcaaaatcaacatttttattaaacttatgATGGATtcagatgagaaaaattatttccaacaatttggtgtgcaactttccaatattcgtttgatttttctatgagaaaattgtaaatttagtaaaagatagtaatttgaactatttggcaACAAAGTctgttaaaaatcaataaaaattgttgaatatactttaacacatctgttatcaactatatcactgtttatttcattgatatatatggggaaactaattttttcgtgttctgaaacatgttttttaatgaaaaagttcacaaatttttgcgcgcccaaaaattgatgttcattatttaaaagcaaaaaaattttctcgtcttttgcaaccagtttcattaagattgatgcagggaatcatgagaactaagcgattttgttcttcaatccagcagaaaggaatacgacttttggcaagtaacctcattttggcgccacctacatttgaaacacagtcgcgctgcaaaacctcaataggcccccaaaaccaaagctaaaaactcgattcgccacctacattcgagtagaagaactttggtgcaaggttacgtttacgcccttaccaaaaatcatgattttttgagttccaaatcccacttttcatacgattttttgagttcaggtactacaaccataaaaatggttatatgggttgaactgaaaaaatcgtatgaaaagtgggatttggaactcaaaaagtcatgatttttggtaagggtgtacgtttttgcgcgataagtgcgaaggggagtgaaaactatttgaaggttttttttaaagaaaattgatcttttggaataaaataaagttaacaggaggtaagaaataaaaagttctatcgactgactttttgatttttttgctaagttgcctttttcattgaaaattctgagatccggattgaaaacgcgagaatgaggttatATTGCTAATTTTGCAAATCATTCCTATcatcatttttcaagcagagctttgcttttatggtagaagtgactttaaaaaatatttgtccacttgaataatctacattctcaattgattagttaagttttggttgattaaaacattcccttattttgaatcagataatgaacaggttaaatcggccatcacaaaaatattttcgtttatatcaattaagctatttatttcttacctgaaaatggtataatttgctattaatgtcgattttatgatgaaataaaacaatttcaaatttcaaaccaatttactcgctgtaggatataatgaaaacatcaccccaagtttcagcgccctctagcggggggtaattttgacgtttgattgcctatatatttttaatatcttgacagatacgtatttcgtctactacttgcagacttcatcagtgttctgttgtCGACTCGAGAACaaaacactgatgaagtctgcaagtagtagacgaaattcgtatctgtcaagatattaaaaatatatagcggaattaaaaggaacaactcgtctctttatattcacagtaatgcattctgctaaaacgctcaaccaaaccacaaaatcGTATTGGTaaaagttttttgcttttaatttaagaagaaactttttatggcatgaataaataacatttaacattacagtgatgattttcgaaaaatgtgatggattttatttcaatattttaatattaaaacagtTGCTTCCGTTTTTTTGTGTTCAACGCATCTGCTTATGGTAGGCTAACTTCCGCGTCCAAGCTGAACCGATTCttacggtacgccaccggtcacgtCCGAAGGCCCCATGCTAAGCAGGTTACGGATGGACGTTTCGTTGGGCAGCAACATCGTGGCCTTCATTTTGGAGCGTGACAGCGTTATAGAGAACAGGGTggtctcgttgccggccatcatcaggacaggcttggaggagttggccattggttgttgattcgggaagggaaGTCGACGTTAAACAACAGTTTATCCTGTAAATTATTGTGGATTTTGTTGGTAgcccaaaagtttaaaaattgaaaaaaaaactacaaaaaaaagaaaaaaaattggaaagcaaacattttcataattcaaaactctaaaaaaaccTAAAGTTCTAACATTCCggtattaaattttgaaatttacagatccttaaattcttaagtacttcaattatttcattgttattttttatatgcaattatattgcacactttgcaccaaattctccacccttgcaaatcataactgcacaccaaatatttgcacacctgaaatcctaccccttcttCCCCCCTTtcgcctagagtggtgcgtgtctcgactgagctttgttgctttggaccactttagaacagtttcaaactagggtgtgtgtgtcttagatagtttttttctgctgtagtttgaggtgtgcactttgttggagagctttccacaaattgcacgattgtctaaaaatcccTGAAATCCGcaataatttctttaaaaaaaaatctattttagcatttaaaaattctgatgttatgaagtttttaaattttgaatttccttcttctttacaatttttagatttcggagtttttgaacattttaaataaagtattttaaaattgcggaattttttttttagtttgaaatttaggattcttcaaattattttttttaattcatagtttttttttgctaaatagaaattttggtattattttaattttttttatattaaaaaatcttaatttctgaatttttatacatctgcttattttttttaagttttagattTCTTAAGGGTGCActgcaaccaaggaagttgttgtctttttattcAAACATTGTCAAACTTACAGACCCAATCCATAAAAAATTTGACTGTAAAAAGAGTCAAATTTCattgtaaattattttaaagacatCAGTTTAGggaatgaattaaaaattatatcattagttcccgtagttttgaagataccagAATGtgtgtaacagaaatctgggagcaaaagctctggttgatgagcaccgttaaaaaaatataaaaatataaaaaagtgaaGCCTTTATGTCAATTAAACgatcaaaaatttattaaacaacataattaaaaaaattcattcttgagtaaaaaaatatatatacagtccagactcgattatccgaagacctcgtaaaaatgtcacttcggataatcgaaccacgattttttttgttgtcctaTTTTAGATGGTCGAGCTTAAGTACGACCCATAAACCAAAGAGTATTGAGTTCCCTTCTCtctgcataaactactatacagagatttagaatttttaaatcaaatatggtggccaaaatggcgttgataacatattgaaaattaatttttttaaatttaaaagacaATCTAATATTCTAATTTGACTGAATTGAGGTCACAGATctcaaatttaataataaaagcaagaaaataaaaacaagttttggtcgtgattcgattatccgaagtctcatacaaaccttcggatgatcaaactccggataatcgaaccttcggataattgaggcttCGTACAATCCAGTCTGGACTTGGTCTggactgtgttttttttttaaattttgaatgttttgaaattttaaatattcgaatttttttgaattatttttttttttaatttacaaatttcggtatttttattttaaaatttttgatttttgatttttaaattttatatttttgaatttttaattcaatgaattttataatttttaaatctttaaattttgtgtTCTTAAATTTTGGCATTATTCTTCATATTTGccatataaggctttctaggcccagtgaaaaaatataatttaactcaaaaatgacgaactcctcgtcacagtgtcctgatgcaaacaatgatcgagctgtagctgtcacagccctgcgaagtatgttggctgacatatcgggcagtcagtcaaaaaaaaccagctagaagtcgcctgacaaaattttttgcttgaaagagataggaaacctgatgcaaacaaacttccagctgtcatgtaaacatactttgaacgtgttggtaaatttctgactagaaagccttatttgcTCATACACTCAaatcccgatggtttgacaccaactgttgccaaacgaacggggtcactttttagtttgacacatcTTTACACGGATTTCACACACACTagcaaacatttgttttgatagtgtgcgtgatcGCCCTGTAAAAAGGGACCTAGAAAGGGATAGTTCGTgccttttagtttgactttgtcaaaccaacggagtacaaactaaaaagtgtcaaacgaaaaattgatcaaataccgggggttgagtgtataagcTCGTTCCTTGGGGACCATAGATGATCCatcgtaaaatgttgtcttgccatttttttttaatttgttgcttTGAAATAAACATGATCAGCAATGGTTTTTAAGTGTATTTGTTTCCGTttgtttaggaccctattgccGCCACCTATATTTCACATTCGTCCCCAACCCATTTTAGATCACATTCAATGCCGCGTTACGTCATCTCCGCCCCTTCCACCGGGCCCGCGCCCGCTCGACGCGCCACCTCGCGAGCACGCACCGCACCACGCACACCCGCAGCAAACGTCAAAGTCTGTGAAATTTCTTCTCTCGCGAAAATGTTGGACTGGAAATCATGGGAAAAAAGCGGACGATCTGAATTGTAATTATCGCCGGTTCCGGCCGAAACCGACCACAAAGTGTTCCCCGTGCCGTGCGCTTCCGTTGGGTGGTGGAGTTTCCGGGAAATTCGCCCATTTGGGCGAGAAAAGATGGATTGAAATTTGGTCTTCTTTTCCGCAAAGATGCAAAAAAGTTGTGTTTTCTTCTTGGCTCTTGTTTTCGTCGTCGGCTTCATTCCGGCGGCGGCAAGATGCGTAGAAACGGGGGACCGGTTATTGTTTGAAAGGCGGACAGTGCGGGGAACTGCTTCGCGGTCAGTCTTCCGGattgtttgtttacgtttttgttgttgttttcttccagCTTGAAGCACTGCAAGGCACTGCTGAAGGATGATCCGGCCAGCAGTCCGCTGTTCGCCAAGGGTGACCGCAAGACGGGTGTTTCCCGGGCCGTGTACGACCTGATTGCGCACGGCATCCGCGGCCAGATCAAGAAGGAGAGCGTCCTGTCGATGCTGGGCGAGCTGGTCAACCTGCACAGTGACATTCCGTCGATTCTGCTGGACATTTTCGGCATTTTGGACGCCGAGACGGCTGGGGGAGGCGGAGGAGGAACCGCCGGTGGGGGAAGTGGTGGTGGAACGGCTGGGGGAGGAAGTAGCAATGGTGGGGGTTCCGGGGAGGGGTCCAGTGAGGAGCGGACCGTGTTCTGTTACATCGTGAAGGAGTCCGAGCGGTTCCTGTCGGAGAAGCTGCTGAAGGAGCGGCTGGAGATCGACACGCTGCAGGACGTCGGGACGATCAAGAATCGCAGCTTCTACACAAAGTTTATCAAAGTGAAGACGAAGCTTTAGTGAGTATTTGAGGTCAACTTTAATATCAATAGTTTTTGtcttttgaagcttttttaatcgtatttcaaacttatttaaaaaagtctttttgcaattccgtcgtgaaactatttacttttcctgtcattcttgaacgacgaaaaagcctacttttctgtactaaaaataacagaatcgaatagcaacacttttcaaaataaatgctgaaaagttctacttttcagcactcaaatgggtgctgaaaagttgaacttttcagcacttgttttgaaaagtaacacttttcaacatttttttgatttaaacgctttattgacaaaaaacatgaaaattttacataaattttcactcagtgtgtgtttttggaattgcaaaaaatgttgtatggaactcgttgcaaaacttgattttttcagcactcttcgtatttatccaactcggtgaacctcgttggataaatgtacgactcgtgctgaaaaaatcctctttttgcaacttgttgcataatgtACTATTTTAAGCtgcactaaaattttatgtttttatttttgcaatatttttatatggcctcgcaaaaaaaaaaacctaagttGAAATTGTGAGTGTCCTAGGTACTTGAAATTCACATCCGTGTTAAAGAAGATCATTTTCGGTGGCCCATTTTATGCATTCTTGGTACCTACTTGATCTTCCCGTGGGAGACTCGGTCCTAActaggtcccagtaccgaaaaggacctaataaaaataattttatgaaaaaaaatcttcccgtGGGAGTTGAGAAAATTAGTTTCGCTTGCAAGTTgaactttgaaaacattttaaaatattgaattattttGATGGTAGAATTATCTTACAAATGTTGAaagttttatagaaaattgttgaATACATTTCAAATTGAACAGTGCAAAAATTGTGCTAATCAATTAGTCTAAAAAAGACCCAGTTCCTTCGAGTAAGACGTTATTCAACGtcaaaaagtatttatttgATATAGAAAAAGGAGCATAACATTCATATTTCAAgactaattttgaatttttgattttaatagtaTCACGAAATATCTCAGGTGTAATTTTCGATACGTATTAATcgataaatattaatttttttaaggttcctataatcatatgaaacacaatagcacaataggaccttttcaaaaacatttctagatatggaaaaaaatcaaacaaaaaaatcaaattcaaaaatcgaagcttctaaaatctaaaaattgtattgttttaaattctccttaaattcttaaataccaCCATTTTTACCGCCAtcttaaattacagaaaaaaaagataatgtGGAGCGTTTTTGGAGGAAAAAAGACTAAAattctgagatttttttaaaaattatttttcaattattcggAGTGAAGTCTTGgcgaatacttaaatttttcaatcccatagattaaaaaatgattttggatttgctttaattttcaaatttctgattttttttctgctgggGAAGGATTACACACTTGTCCatatgttttgcaatcattagtttccaaaatatttaagtttgacgtaaatttttgttgttttaataatttcataaaaatctaacatattttttatccaGCCAAAACatcctaaatatgattatcaatgcagaaaaatgcattttatattgttttcagttgatttgacttctattttcaataaaatcttgaagtttaaaaaaaaaaattttttgcccccAGATTTTTgggaccaattttgaaagggggcgacataaacattgaaaattttttgcaacggcctcaGTTTTAAATctctaaatattttatttttctatatttccTATTTTGAAATGTctgaattacatttttttttttattttttttatttacgaattttaaattttatagttCTTAGTAAAtacttttgttttgaaaatttatattagagcaattccagctcaaatcagtaatttttctggtacttttgtacccgaacctctccgatttcaatgaaactttgtagacatgttatcctaggcctatataagccatttttgtgtatatggagccaatagtactcgaaaataacatttgagaagggcataaggtatttaaatatttttgtattttgcaatttaaaaatcactgtgtctcgaagccgttgcatcgtatcaaaaagtggtcaaagacaaacttgtaggaaattgaacgggctttctgaaaaaatacactgaaacaaaaatacacatcacttctatgagatttttggatttttaactttaaaaattaattttcaaggaGATGTCACGAttctttttcgttcaaattttttgaggaaatagcctaaaatgttaaaaaaagactgaagaaaaatgcaggatgatatctctcctaaaaaatacaaaaatcatttactgaaactgtttttttaaaggtctaaatgtcaaaaaaaaattaaaacccgATAGTGGAAACCAAttcctcagacaattttacatataagtctccatattgactattgTCCTATGATCAATCCTTGTAAAAaatagcggttttaaaaataaaaaatgttgaaaaaaatggttttttggtggtttttggcaatttctatatgacagattaTTAAGTCGcgttaatatttttaccggaaagctcgtccaacttcccataagtttgcatttgaaagcttttcaatTTAACTCGTGTTAATATTTTcttaagcttatttactatccaggtttcattgaaaaaaataatccattttctgttatgagcaatgtaatacaACTTATATCTgaaagcccatacatccaattgaaatgctgtcaaagacaaacttatggaaaattggacgagctgtCCGGtataaatatttacgagacttaaaaatcaagtctgtcatataaaaattgccaaaaaccaccaaaaaacatttttttcaacatttttattttttaaaccgctatagcttcacaaggattggacataggacaatggtcaatatggagacttatatgtaaaattgtctggggagaatcgattcccattatcgtgtttaaaaaattttgaagtttagaccacttttcagaaaaactgtttcaattaatgatttttgtatttttttaggagagacataccatcctgcatttttcgtcaatctttttgtaacattttaggctatttcctcaaaaattttgaacgaaaaagaaTCGTGACTTCtccttgaaaattaatttttttgttaaaaatcaaaaaatctcatagaagtggcgtgtatttttgtttcagtgtattttttcagaaagcccgtccaatttcctacaagtttgtccttGATCACTTTTTAATACGATGCATCGGCTTCGAGACacagtgatttttaaattacaaaatacaaaaatatttaaataccttactcaaatgttattttcgagttaTATTgcctccatatacacaaaaatggcttatataggcctaggataacatgtctacaaagtttcattgaaatcggaagggtcgggtacaaaagtaccagaaaaatcctgatttgagctggaattgctcattaaatttctaaatcttttatttttttatattttacattttgcatttttatttttttttaattcctgaattttcaattcaaagggCCGCCAAgctttcaatattacgctcatgtgaaatgttaggcttgattcaaaatttttgtaaatattgttttcgttaagatcggaaaatttcacgatattagaaaatggttgattgtttgggtgagacttagaaaattaaattttcctgtttctttttcattaAGCCGTAGTATCTCAACcgaaggtccaatcttcaatgtctctgagacaattttatatcaaattttctgaaccttaaaaaaatattttcaaaaatggtcacttatggtaatcattttttaaaagtcgaagcactgcaaatatttcgctggaatcaaactttcgatggctatatcttgataacgggacactttatcaaaaaatctatacagtacttttcgattacaaattcatattttcaaaaaaaaaaaatgaggtcaaaaaatatttatttgtgaaatttcgatttttttcaaaaatcacagtttttcctaaaatttattactcggcggcagaatttttgaccataattctatatggctcaaaagttgcgggtttttgtcccctaaaacataaaaaatcttgaaattaaaaaatacatattttgggaaatggagtttttgtaaaaaacagtttataaaaaaaatcgggatttttttccgtgtacctatttttctggATAtccctcaacaatacctacaactttgccgaagacaccaaattgatcagaaaattcactcaaaagttacagctgtttgaatatttacataccacttttgtatggacagctgccaaaattgtatggagacttgtatgggtgaaccaatgacacaaaatagcatatttggccatagggaaggcacccacaaagtttgagccaaaacaaaaaatacaaattgttgaaatcggccgattttgtagagaattgctcacattggTTGCTATGTTGAGCTTTTGATATCTTAGTACTCTGTTTCGAGTGAGACGTAGTCCTACGCcaataaatataaaaagaagagctcaaaaatcaacttcaatTTTCTCTTCTTCCAGCTACAAACAGCGCCGCTTCAACCTGTTCCGGGAGGAGAGCGAAGGATACGCCAAGCTGATCACCGAGCTGAACCAGGAGTTTGCCGAGTCGGTGTCGGTGCTGAACGTGCTGGAAATTATCAAATCGCTGATCGGTTGCTTCAACCTCGATCCGAACCGCGTGCTGGACATCATCCTGGAGTCGTTCGAGCAACGTCCCGAGCACGACAAGATCTTCATTCCGCTGCTGCAGGCTTACATTAACGATGGGACGATCATTTGTGAGGTGTTGGGGTACAAGTATCGGCACTTTGCGGACGTCAAGACGCCAGAGTCGCTGTTTAAGGTGACGGCGTTGTTGCTGCAGCATGGCGTCATCAAGCTGGACGACATTTACGCGTGGTTGAGTCCGACGGACAAGCTGATTGTTGGGGAGTGGGAGTCGGAGGTGGCGGACGCGAAGGAGTTTGTGCGGAAGTTGAACGTGGTGTCGACGAACAAGGACAAGGAGCAGGAGCCGGAACCGGAGAAGGAGATGACGCCGGAACGGTACGCGACCAATCAGAAGTGGGGTTTGTGCGAGGCGTTGCTGCATGTCGGCGATTGGAACACGGCTCAGCTGCTGTTGAAGAAGCTGCCCGAGCAGTCGGTTATGGTGAACGAGCCGATCGCGAGGGCCATGTGCCGACTGTTGCACATGATCATCGAGCCGGTGTACCGGTTGAAGTGCGCTCTGCCGTGCAACATCAAGGGACGACCAATTAGTAATGGGTTGAGCAAGTTGGCGCCAGCGCCGGTCACGACGATCGCCAAGCTTCGCAACCACGCTTTCCCGATGTTCATCGCGTTGGGACCGTCTCTGCATTACGACTCGGTTTTGCTGTACAAACTGCTCCGTTTGGTGCGTACAATTCTGACGGAGATGAACGTGGATCCGTCGAATCCGCCGGCAACGGGCGCGGAGAACGAACTGCTTTACTACGACATCATCTCGATCTTGGACGCGGCCATTCTGCCGTCGCTCTCGTACATGGACTGCAACTGTTGCGTGGCGGAGGAGATCTGGTCGATTGTGAAGCTGTACCCGTATCAGTTCCGGTACAGTTTGTATGCGC harbors:
- the LOC120432416 gene encoding uncharacterized protein LOC120432416; the protein is MAPKKNGNWPVDGRITRAQMAKAKGKEKGTLEGSTDSAQAEKPTTETGSGGGVQPGRSQGSVPTVATTYAEATKATPQATAVPTQQKNGETGARVVYLEPVDTEKGFPRHSLELARILSEKGFTAFGDIAQIGRFRFRVDLENAGAEGQLQALNLSNHNIRFLNPKKSKRTILFVKGVPEDFGEEELKDFTSSETEVLAVERVKKKVDETLVNTTNLRITVAGEKVPRLVKIYGCAFRCELYIFPIRQCQNCWRFGHSAKKCTSRHRCRICGRSHKETDCGEADRCSNCKGQHRASSKDCPERERRRNILEAMKKKQVGYTESEFPKLTNRFADLPVDEEESDCNRTDKPVGQLRPRPRMCSQPSDEQVQQEQRNAESGEAIRSGQRKEITECHCSTNPFRTTDFERFLDQLRKDFLAETRNHCWVQPLRLLLVQIGRRVHEVNSELDRDQLILEIGNKIQDIVERNTPNNSISRTAGSSNSGV